TTTTTAGTTTTAAGGCCCTCAGATCGGCTTTGTCTAAAAGCAGGAATTCATATACAGAGGTTTCTAAGAGCTCCGCAATTTGATAAAGACGTTTAACGCTAAGACGGGTTTCTCCAGACTCCAGCTTAGAATAGGCACGAGTACTTATTTCCAGTTCTTGGGCCATATAGCTTTGGGTGTAATTCCGCATTTCTCGCGCCTTGCGGATTTTTTGGCTCAGTGCATATTCGTCTAGTATCATTTCCCTCCAGGCTTCAAGTATTCAAATCCACATTTGTGAAATGGAGATTAGTTATTGAGGGGGTGTCAATTAATAGCGAAGGAAAATAAAATATTGTAATATTAAAAGAACTTTCCACTTTTTTAAACTTCCCATTGTCATAAATGGAATAATTATTCGGTCTAGTAATAATTATTCTTAACAGGAATTATTTTGTAGCCCTCTAGCGGACGGCTTAGTGAAAGGGCTTTAATTAAGGCGGTGTCAAGTTAATAAAAGAAACCACAGGTTCAATGCTTGAACTTTCATTTCCTATAGTTGAACTTTTTATTCATGTTTTTACCCTTTATAATATTTAGGTTTGTAAAGGTTCAGTTGATGAAATTAAATTATTAAAATGAACCTTTAAAAATATTAAAATAGGATGAAATCAATAAAATTTCTCTTTTGCTTTTTTTTGAGCCTAGCCTTACATGGGCAGTCGAAGGGTATTTTTGGAAAGGAACTCAAAGGTCCAAGTTGTTCCGTTTCCTTTACGGATAGCACGCGGATCTATTTGATTACCGAAGGTGGGTTTCGATATGAGCCGAAAACTCTAAACTGCAGTTTCGAAGGTCATTCATCCGATTCGCTTTATGGCTTTATCAATACCAAAGACTTTCGGCGAGTAGTAGATCACTGGGGCCCCATGGCCTATATCGTGATTTATGGTTTGGGAGAAGATTTTAAAACTAAGGGAAAGCTCATTTATCGAGAAGACCCCACAATCAAAGAAGTAGTCGCCTACTATATCCAGGGTTCCGGTGAGCTGATTATTTATCGGCCACAGCTTTAACCTCAACATTCATTCTCATGAAACAATTGAAAACCAAAGCGCTCCTGAGGGGCGCAGGACTGCTGGTGCTTGTTGCCAGCCTTAGTATCCTTTCTTCTTCCTG
The Croceimicrobium hydrocarbonivorans genome window above contains:
- a CDS encoding helix-turn-helix domain-containing protein gives rise to the protein MILDEYALSQKIRKAREMRNYTQSYMAQELEISTRAYSKLESGETRLSVKRLYQIAELLETSVYEFLLLDKADLRALKLKSSANNTDASSQNGILELKALLEKLLEDEA